Within the Metasolibacillus fluoroglycofenilyticus genome, the region AGCAAATGCTAGAAGCTATTATGCTAACAGCTGCCGCATTCCATCAACAAGTCGTTTTTGAAAATATTATACAAGCAGCATGGGATACCTTTGATTTTACAAAGCCACAGCCAATCCCTGTAGCGCCAAATGAATTACCACTCGATATAATAGAAGGTACCTGAATAGCATGCGAATACGCCGCTTTCAGGCACCTTCTTGCTTTTGATGAAGTGTTCACTATTTATCCCGCATTAACGGGCAGTAAACCGCCGACTTCCAGACTTAAGTGAAAAATCGGCTGAAGGATAAGTGGGAGGTCAACTGCCCGTAAAAGCCCGACTGGTTCAACTAACAATCTGTGGGAAAACCCTACTGATTGAAGTTTCACTTTATAAAAGGCTATTTCAATCTTTTTAACTTCTTTCAGCAGGTGTCCAAACACCTGCTGAATTATTGAAACTCGGTCTAAGAAAAGACCATATTAAAATAACGACGGAGTGACTAACATCGTGTTGGTTAGATTTGCGGCGGATGTCGCAGATTTTTCTAACGATAAGGGTATGTATAAAAAGAATTCCAAGCAAAAGGGTTTACTTTTAAAAAGTTTCTTTTATAATAGAGGGTGTAACAACAAATTTAATATTGATTCATCTTCGGGGCAGGGTGTAATTCCCGACCGGCGGTAATTGAAATTGCAATCTCCGACCATTCACTTGGAGGTCATTGCTTTCGTATTTCATAAGCCCGCGAGCCCGCTTTTGCGGTGCAGGATTTGGTGAGATTCCAAAGCCGACAGTATAGTCTGGATGGGAGAAGGTGAAGGCGCAGTCGTCATTTCTCGGAAATGTCGTATTTTGCTTTAAAAAAGTCTGGTAATATAGGCTTGTTTAAATGCGGAAATTTATGACAAAAACGCTTTGGCAGCATGCTTTTTAAGCATGGTCGAAATTAGTAATACGACTTTTTTAAACTTGCCTATTTCTCCCTTATACAATTTATTGTATAAGGGTTTTTTCGTGAATGGCATAGGACTGTCCTTTCTTCTTGCAAGAGTGAATCAGCAAAGAGGAGAGATTTTTTATGCGTAAGCAAAACTTGAAGTTACGTTCAACTGTAACAATCGCAATGCTAAGTAGCATCTCATTTTTATTAATGATGCTCGATTTTCCACTGCCGTGGTTTCCAGTATTTCTAAAAATTGATTTTAGCGATGTACCAGCGTTGATTGCAGCGATTACAATGGGACCAGTTGCTGGTATTGTAGTAGAATTGATTAAAAATATTTTAGATTGGCTGTTTAAAGGAGCCCCAACAGGTGTTCCAGTAGGACATATGGCGAATTTTGTAACAGGTATTTTATTCATTTTGCCAACTTATTATTTTTATAAAAAATTCAAGACGATTCCTGGCTTAGCAGTAGGTTTAGCAGTAGGAACGTTTGTGATGTCTATTGGTATGAGTATACTGAACTATTTTGTGTTTTTACCAATGTATACTTATTTCTTAGGCTGGGGCTCATTTGATATGTATGAGACAATTGTACTTGGTATTTTACCGTTCAATATTATTAAAGGGATTATTATATTAACTGTTGCGCTGCTCCTATTCCGCACGATGAAAACATGGATTGACAAGCAGCAGTCCACCTATTTATCATTAAAATAATCACAAGCCGAGCTGCTCTATAAGCTCGGCTTTTTATAAGGAAGTGAATAAAAATGATTCGAATGCTCACAGCAAATGAACAACTACCGATGGACTTGCTTTTATTAGCGGATCCATCAGAAGAAATTGTAATTGATTATATAAAACGTGGATACTGTTATGTGGCAGAGCGTGATGGACAAATAGTTGGTGTTTATGTGTTGCTACCAACAAGACCACATACCGTAGAGCTTGTCAATGTAGCAGTAGATGAACAATGGCAAGGGCAGGGAATAGGTAAGCAGCTTGTGCTACATGCGATTGAAAGTGCAAAAATGGCACAATATAAGACAATTCAGCTAGGCACAGGTAATTCTAGCATTAACCAGCTTGCGCTTTATCAAAAATGTGGCTTTCGCATAGTTGGCGTAGATCGCGATTTCTTTATCCAGCATTATGATGAGCCGATTTTTGAAAACGGAATTCAATGTGTAGACATGATGCGGTTAGAAATTGTACTTTAAGTTTGAACAAGCTGTCTAGAGGTGTTTTCATTTTCCGTTTATCTAGTCGTATGGCTTGGACTTTGAGCGATGACGGTAGCCACAATAATTAAAATATTTGATGACAGCCTCCCGCTATATTTAATTATATAGCGGGAGGCTGTCATCGGATTATTTATAGGCTATTTTCGATACTCTATACACAAAAAGAGGCAAAGCTCGTTATTGCGACACTACATTTGTTTTTGATAAATTTTGCGATAGTCAATTTTGCCATGTGTATCGAATTGAATATTGTAAAATGGACGGTCTTTTCTTATATAAAATACGTGTTGGCGATGTGCTAAAAATTTTAGCGTAAAG harbors:
- a CDS encoding ECF transporter S component encodes the protein MRKQNLKLRSTVTIAMLSSISFLLMMLDFPLPWFPVFLKIDFSDVPALIAAITMGPVAGIVVELIKNILDWLFKGAPTGVPVGHMANFVTGILFILPTYYFYKKFKTIPGLAVGLAVGTFVMSIGMSILNYFVFLPMYTYFLGWGSFDMYETIVLGILPFNIIKGIIILTVALLLFRTMKTWIDKQQSTYLSLK
- a CDS encoding GNAT family N-acetyltransferase, producing MIRMLTANEQLPMDLLLLADPSEEIVIDYIKRGYCYVAERDGQIVGVYVLLPTRPHTVELVNVAVDEQWQGQGIGKQLVLHAIESAKMAQYKTIQLGTGNSSINQLALYQKCGFRIVGVDRDFFIQHYDEPIFENGIQCVDMMRLEIVL